From the genome of Wolbachia endosymbiont (group B) of Parapoynx stratiotata, one region includes:
- a CDS encoding ankyrin repeat domain-containing protein: protein MTGEYESLKKVLRTIEAKKDLKKDNIIKKIQEELKEQDQGLYQEWEEDEFDVNHAFSLNISGIEYSKLPLLIIAAQNGYIKTVGFLIGAKADVNAKDRDECTALHSAADYGRKEIVDVLIRAEADVNTKDRNECTALHSATCKEMKEIVEVLLERGANVNAVDRYGKTPLDYAKMRIKWHAKERAKGYGEIYAEGYAKSESIVKALLDAGGRSFVKARNKAMIAGGVNTLLGTAIAVALFTTGIITAELIPIVIAVVAVTAAALVVGCATYELLKPSTKVDGAEKSSAALINGQQGVTSIPS, encoded by the coding sequence ATGACAGGAGAATATGAATCACTGAAAAAAGTACTGAGGACGATTGAGGCTAAGAAAGATTTAAAGAAAGATAATATAATTAAGAAAATACAAGAAGAACTAAAGGAACAGGATCAAGGTCTATATCAAGAGTGGGAGGAAGATGAATTTGATGTAAATCATGCATTTAGCTTAAATATTTCAGGGATAGAGTACTCAAAGCTTCCGTTACTAATAATAGCTGCTCAGAATGGTTACATAAAGACAGTAGGGTTTTTAATCGGAGCAAAAGCAGATGTTAATGCGAAAGATAGAGATGAGTGCACTGCTTTGCACTCTGCTGCTGATTATGGTCGCAAAGAGATAGTAGATGTTTTAATCAGAGCAGAAGCAGATGTTAATACGAAAGATAGAAATGAGTGCACTGCTTTGCACTCTGCTACTTGCAAAGAGATGAAAGAGATAGTAGAGGTTTTACTCGAAAGAGGAGCAAATGTTAACGCAGTAGATCGATATGGAAAGACTCCTTTAGATTATGCTAAAATGCGTATTAAATGGCATGCTAAAGAGCGTGCTAAAGGGTATGGTGAAATTTATGCTGAAGGTTATGCTAAGAGTGAAAGCATAGTAAAAGCTCTATTAGATGCAGGAGGACGTTCTTTTGTGAAAGCACGTAATAAGGCAATGATTGCTGGTGGAGTGAATACATTATTAGGCACTGCTATAGCAGTGGCACTTTTTACAACTGGAATAATTACAGCTGAGTTGATACCTATCGTTATAGCAGTGGTTGCAGTTACAGCAGCAGCACTGGTAGTTGGTTGTGCTACATATGAATTACTAAAGCCTAGTACTAAAGTTGATGGAGCAGAGAAATCATCTGCCGCCTTAATAAATGGACAGCAGGGAGTTACTAGCATTCCTTCATAG
- a CDS encoding LD-carboxypeptidase, with protein sequence MYSFILYFLCLLLTNPAHTINQVDIIAPSSKGKESDLPTIREYVKTLGFNPHISEKIYSNDNPFYSNSDEFRANDLVNALTDDSKIIWCIRGGEGASRLIPYLEKLPNDKKERIAQNKKILIGYSDITALHIYLQVKYDWQTLHGTMLEMIVNNSVAESSVEKLKELILNQRNSIRFDNLKMINNGVRLKNGRLESKIIGGNMTLVENSIGTAWQINAKNKILFLEDIRVYPYSIERSLDHLKQAHIFDGVDAVIFGDFVNCYNDNLVEIVKERFAKSVNFPVFTIKGVGHGHRNDPLPLNTHTIISIQNEKEFMDVQQLYK encoded by the coding sequence ATGTATTCCTTTATTCTTTATTTTCTATGCCTTTTACTCACTAATCCTGCACACACAATCAATCAAGTTGATATTATTGCTCCTTCTTCGAAAGGAAAAGAATCAGATCTGCCTACTATAAGAGAATACGTAAAAACTTTGGGTTTTAATCCTCACATTTCGGAGAAAATATACAGTAATGACAACCCATTTTATTCTAACTCTGATGAGTTTAGAGCGAATGATTTGGTTAATGCGCTCACTGATGATAGCAAAATAATTTGGTGTATCAGAGGAGGAGAAGGGGCTTCTCGGCTAATTCCCTATCTAGAAAAGTTACCCAATGATAAAAAAGAAAGAATTGCTCAAAATAAAAAAATTCTTATAGGCTATAGTGATATCACTGCTTTACATATTTATCTGCAAGTTAAATACGACTGGCAAACCCTCCACGGCACCATGTTGGAAATGATAGTAAATAACTCTGTTGCTGAAAGCTCTGTTGAAAAATTAAAAGAATTAATTCTTAACCAACGCAACTCTATCAGATTTGACAACTTAAAGATGATAAATAATGGAGTTAGACTAAAAAATGGCAGATTAGAGTCTAAAATCATCGGTGGTAATATGACTTTGGTTGAAAACAGTATAGGAACTGCTTGGCAAATAAACGCAAAAAACAAAATTCTATTTTTAGAAGACATAAGAGTTTATCCATATTCAATTGAGCGAAGTTTAGATCACCTAAAACAAGCTCATATTTTTGATGGAGTAGATGCAGTAATATTCGGTGACTTTGTTAACTGTTATAATGATAATCTTGTTGAAATTGTAAAAGAAAGGTTTGCAAAAAGTGTTAACTTTCCAGTATTTACAATAAAAGGGGTAGGACATGGACATAGAAATGACCCTTTACCTCTCAACACTCACACTATCATCAGCATTCAAAACGAAAAGGAGTTTATGGATGTGCAACAGTTATACAAGTAG
- the lipB gene encoding lipoyl(octanoyl) transferase LipB, which yields MTEWLISNQLIDYNNAVEFMEAKIQQIYNNLSDELVWLLQHPPLYTAGISATDDDIIEKLFPIYKTGRGGKYTYHGPGQRIIYLMLNLKKRNKCDIKLYIRDLSNWIINVLKHFNILGEFKEDRIGIWVNNNGVEEKIAAFGIRLRKWVTYHGIALNVSPNLSHYKGIIPCGLKDYGVTSMEKLGVKVSLCELDDILKQEFHKIF from the coding sequence ATGACGGAATGGCTAATATCTAACCAACTTATTGATTATAACAATGCTGTAGAATTCATGGAAGCAAAAATTCAACAAATTTACAATAATTTATCTGACGAGCTAGTATGGCTGCTCCAGCACCCTCCACTTTATACTGCAGGAATCAGTGCAACAGATGATGACATTATTGAAAAATTATTTCCTATATATAAAACAGGTAGGGGTGGTAAATATACATATCACGGACCAGGGCAGCGCATTATATATTTAATGCTAAATCTTAAAAAAAGAAACAAATGTGACATAAAACTATATATCAGAGACCTAAGTAATTGGATCATAAATGTTTTAAAACACTTTAATATACTTGGGGAATTTAAGGAAGATAGAATAGGCATTTGGGTGAACAACAACGGAGTAGAAGAAAAAATAGCAGCTTTTGGCATTCGCTTGAGAAAATGGGTAACTTATCATGGCATAGCACTTAATGTCTCTCCAAACCTTTCCCACTATAAGGGTATTATTCCTTGTGGACTAAAAGATTACGGCGTTACATCAATGGAAAAACTAGGAGTAAAAGTTTCTCTTTGCGAATTAGATGATATATTAAAGCAAGAGTTTCATAAGATATTTTAA